The Hypanus sabinus isolate sHypSab1 chromosome 2, sHypSab1.hap1, whole genome shotgun sequence DNA segment CACCACGTTACCCAACCCATTGTTAatgttttatttcaggtttctagTAACTGCAGTATTATACATTTTGGCAATCTACCTCTGGATTCTTAGCAGCTTCACTGCCCAACTACCCACATAACGATGGGGCTTTTCCTGACCTGCCTTCTGCTCTAATAGGAAAGAAATTGCCCTCTGCTTGTCCTTTTTGTAGAGACATGGCCAGAAACAGTGCACATCAAACATGAAGCCAGGTCTTACTGTTGCACATCTCTGTTCCAATGCTTCTTCTGAACGTGCAATGCTCCTCAAACTTAAATTTCCTAAATATTTGAAATGCTAAATACTCTGATTCTTTAATAAGATGTCCATCTCCTTCTCTGAGTTTAGATGTACAAACGTTTGCAAAATAAAAACTTCATTTTCTATTGCTAGACTTGGCTGGGTTAGCAGAGAGTAACTGAGTCGGCAAGGAAGACATTTGTTGTCTTCAGACCTCCACAGTGTAGGGGAAACTTTCCAAGTCTCTTTATTTGAATCAACATGTAGGTATCACACAAGTGGCTGAGATACAAGAACAGGATTATATTTAGCTGCGATTATCTTGTATTTGACCACCTTCATTCATAGTTTGGGCTCTTAAGTGTGTTATGTGGAACCATAGTCAGCAGGAGTCACAATGTCAGACTGAAAAAACACATTAAATTCAATGCCACTATCTCTATTAATTATGATTCTTGAACAAATGACACAAGTTGCACACCAGCCATGTACAGTGTTCTTTACCAGCAAACTGGCAACTGAATTAATTAGAGAATGCCTGATATGAAAGATTGGGAAAAATAATCACTATTGTGTGACAAGGGGTCTTTCAATCCTGggatattaaaaataaaacacattGTTTTACCTCATCTGGAACCGATATTAGTTCTTGACTTTAAACGATTAGCCATCGGAAATGGGGATTCAAAATACAAATCAAAATAAGATTTAAAAAGAGTGGCTGTTctcatcttttttaaaaaaaagcagaaaatatacTATTCTCATGAAGTCAATTCTCAATACTTTTGACCGCATTTTAATCAGAAATTTGAGGTGCATTTTCATTTTGGAAGTTGAATTGTCTTGTAACTTTTGCACCACTTCTATACTTTCACGATGTTCCCTGCATTCACCCTTCATTCTTGTCATATTTGAGGTCTTTTGTTAGACACCTCTTTAAAATTGGTTATATTATGCAGAATATCATTTAAATATTTACCTAAAACTCCAATAATCTGGAATCCAATTGTTCAGAGATCATTCTGGTTTGGAATCTGGTTTTGTTTTctataattattttaaaaatcactGGAGCCTCTTCCACATGCTTTCTTTAAACTCAGCACAGTCCTGATTTCTGCACTTGCTTTGGACTTATTACAGTCTCATTTCTCATATTCCCTATAAACTAAAGGGGACTCTGGCCCAACTCATACTTTAAGCTCAACAGGTTCCCATTTCTTGCATTTCCTATAAAGGTACCCTGTATTAAACTACTGTGTGAAATTTTAATAACAATATATCCAAATGCCCAAAGGATCAAATTAAGGTCAGTCACCACCAAAGTCCCGAGGTAGCAGACTATTGGAGTTTTAttgtaattttgttttcattaCTTTGACACTCAAGAGTTTTGCAACTGCATGAGCCTGACTTCCTGAAAATATCTTTCCCAAAAAATGTAAAAATCAAGTGCTTTCTCAAAAATTTGAGATCATTATGGAGGTGAGTACTATCAGCAAATATACATTTGACTCTGAACTTCTTAAGATTAACTTTTGCTTAAGCTACAAGTGACCTattcactggaatgtagaagcATTAGCCTGGTAGTCACTGATTCTATACCTTTTGATGTCACTGATTCTTCTTCAGCACCACTTTCATCTTTACATGTAGAAGTGGTCCCAAGCACATTTTCACTGCTGGCCTCTGGTCTGGTATGAACTTCTTCAATCGGTTTAATTGAGTCTTTCCTTTTGCGAGCTGAGGTCGTTATCAGCTGTTCAGAATTGCTTTGCGCTTCATCCTTCTGTAAGTTTGCAGAAAACGATTCACTGGATAACCGTGTTGTTTTCTCATTACCCAGAAAATTGTTTTCAGCGTAGTCTTGATTTATTTGATATTCTGTTTCTTTGACAACATGCTGGGATTTAATTTTAGTATCAGTGTCTTGATGTTTACTAGAGTGTGGTGTATGTTGATTCACATTGCCAGAAGGTAATGAATTGAAAAGTTCTACCATTGCTTCAGTTTCCAGAGAACTATGTACCTTATTACTATTTTCAGTATTTGTAGTGGTCCCACTGTTGGCAGGTGCAGTTGTGTCTTCCTCTGATGAATCTACCGTGGAATTTAAAGCAACAAGTTGATTTTCTGATTCTAAATATAACCCTTCATCTTCCATACTATTTTGTTGATAAGAAGAGTTTCCTTGGTTCAGGGTTTTGTCATCATATGAAAGGGTGTTCCCTTCAGGTTGTGAATTTGATAAAGGATGTGATAAAGTTTGTTCCTTTTCGTGAATGTTGTTTTTGATATTCAACGTTTCCTTTACCAGAACTTTGCTTTCATCCGACATATGTATCAAAGCATCTGTCTGGACTAAGTCTTCATTAACGTGCACATTTTCAGTAGAAGTATCTTCCTCATGTTTTGAAGTAGCAGGCCATTGAAGTTCTGACTTAGAAGTTGCTTGCTGTGCTTGCAAACCATCTTCATCATGCATTTTCAGTGAAAAGGGTTTTTCAGCAACTGAAACAAGCTCAGTAGTTGCTGATTTTAAAAGCTGAGGTTCCTTCATGACAGGTTCTTCTACATTCTGACATTCACTATAATCTGAAGTATCCTGACTGGATTCAGTATCTAATGTCAAGGATTGGTGCTGTAAGGCATTTTGGTCTCCAGTTGGATTTTCCTTTGATAGATCCCTAGTATGATATGAAACCTGCTGCATAGATTGTAATTGCCATGTTTCATCACTGACATTTGTAGCTATGACCCCTTCATCATCCCTGTTTAGTTGTGACACTTCTTGTTTTTTAACCTTCTCAGACAACGAATTGTAATGGTCTGAAGTTTGCTCTTCTGCTGAGGTAAAATGTGTAACTTGTACAGAGGCTTCTTCATTATATAATTCATTCTGTGAAGATGGGCTAACTTGACTAGAGGAAGAAATTTCACTGAGTTTTAAACTGAGGGTTTGCTGTTCATTATCAGTTTGTTTCTGGGATAAAAGCTTGTTGTTACCTGAATCACCAAGTTCTTCAAATTGTAAGGCTGGGTTAACATCTTTCTCTTGTGAGGTTAATGGCTTATTTTGTAACTGTTCCTCTAGCTGATGCTGATCACCGTCTGAAACAGGGTTCTCTTTCAAGTCTGGATTTACTATCTGTTCTTGTGAGAACTTTTTTCCATTCTGCaacttatttattgaggtaccATCAGTGGCATTTGAAGtctgttgctctgatttcagtCTGGACGCTAAATTATCTTGTGGAAGATCATGTTCAACTTGCAATTTACCCCACACTGAGCGATCTGCATTATCTGCCTCTGTAAGAAATGTAGTTTCTGAATGTGGATCGTCATTAGGTAGCCATTTAGAATGCATTGTTAAACTTTGTTCTTCTTCAGACAAACTTTCTGGAGCTAAAGGGTCATGTTTACTCATGACGGCAATCTTTTGCTCTTCTGAGTTTAGACCCTGGTTGTGTGCATCCTCCTGTTCACCATGTAGTTTTTCTCCAGAATATACATTTTCATATGGCagagtctttgtatcatctgaaagaTGTTGTTTAATTTCTGAAATATGTATCAGATGTTCTTGCAAACTTTGATCTTTATGGATGCTTTCCTGTGTCGATGGTTTACTAGGATACAGGAAATCAAAATCTTGTGGTTCCTGAACACCTTGTGATTTTGATGCTTTGCCATCAAGGTTGTTTTTTAACCCATTTATAGGAAGTGTTGATTGAGTGTGTTCACTTTTTGTTTCCCTATATTCCTCCTCAGATTGTGGCAAGCTATCAGGCTGACAGTTGGCATCATTCTCCACCATGTTCAGACATTGTTTTGGTGACTGAACTGTGTCATCATTTATTAATGAATCAGTAATTGATTTCAATGTGGAAGAACTCTCTTCAGATTTGGTATCCATTGTGTTTTCTTTCTTATCCCTAACAGTACATAAACTCTTCTCTTCTAGAGGGTTGGAAGCAGAACAATCTTCACTGTTTTTATTAAACATTAATATATCTTTTAAACCAAAGGTACCCCTTTGTGATTTTGATCTATCAACATCTAATGTAGTTTTTTTGCTATTTTCAATAATGGTTTCTTTAGTTTCATCCAGTAAGGTGGAGATCTCATCTTCATTTCCTTGACTAAAGCCTAACATCTTACTTAAACTAGAGTGAGACCATTGTGAGTTtgattttccttttccttctggaGCCTTTTCATTTCCGTTAATATTTTGTGCTTCTTCTGAAGGTCTGAATGTCTGACCCCCATTGTCACCGCCAAAGCTGAAGACATTACTTACTGCATTCAAATCAACCCACCAATATTCTGACTGATCATTATCATTTCTACTTTCTTCCCTGGTGACTTCTGTTTCTCCCGACACATCTGAATTCTGAGCATCATTGATTTGCCCAAACCAGGACTTGTCACTTAAACCAAACAGTGACTGAACATTACTCATTAAGCTCTGATCACCCTTGTCAATATTTTCTGATTGACTATGTTTTGGCCTTGAATGATCTGCTGCTGAATGCTCAGATATTTTGTTTCCTGGCTTAGTTACTGAAGGTTTACTTAGGTCTGTTGAGTCATCAGCAAGATAACTATTTTCATGCTTATTATTTTCACcttcctttgaagataaaatatcTTCTGATAAATCACTGTTGAAAGTTAACAGTTTTGACAAACCCCCAATCCAACCTGACATTCCAGAATCAAGGATTCCTTTAGCCTCATAATACATATTTGTATCCCCCCCTTCTGACAATACAGAGTCCTCGTCATTGTCTAATGGAATTTTCCGACTTTTAAAAGAGTTTTGCTGTATAGACGGGTCATTTGGTTCCACAGCCTGTTCATCCTTCTTAGCTTCCAAACCAAACCACCCACTAATTCTAGATCCAATCCAATCAGATTCCTCTTGCACAACTTCAGAGACTTCATTATTTTCCATTGTAATAGGGTTATCGTCACTGATTTCCTGCCCTGGAAGTTCATCTTTTTCTGCACTAATATGTTCGTTCTGCACAGAGCCGGGAAAAGTGAACAAGTCAAATTCATTATTATCTGTGTGCCTGGAGCCACTCTCATCATTTAATTGATTCTGATGATTAACTGGTGAAAGAATTTCATTTATTTGTACATTCTCATCAGGTGCTAGACTTTTTTGAAGTTGCTCTTTACCAGAGTTCATTTCTAGTTTTGTAGTATGGTGTGTTCTTTGAATCTGCCTTTTACGAATATTGATTATGTTGTCCACAGGTTCAGTTTTGGCAGAATTACCTTCATCAACCTGGTTGTATTTATTAAACTTAGTTCCATGTTCTAATGTGGCTTCTGTTTCTTCTGAATTTGAGAAAGCATTTTCTCCATATTCATTAATCACAAAATCATTTTCTTCATCATCTATGAGATAATTTTCTTCattaagacaaaggaaatcattatCCTGAAAGAACAAATGTTAAGTGTTTAGTTTGCATTTCCCATACAGAATACTTTGATAACTTTTTGGTAGTCAACAATTCTGTGAGAGATTATCTTAAATCAAGAGCTGCTTTTGTGTGGGAATTATGTTACTTAGGAGCAACAGACTCACCATGGGATAACCTCACACAATCAATCGGTGTAGCTATACCATGGGTAATAACTCACTAGTACTCTGCTCCACATCAAACCTTCTCTCACTAGTAATAGATAAATAGATCCAAATTTTCCCATTTTTCAAAGCTTTGTAGCACAGTTAATACACAGTATATTACATATGATATATACTGTAATATTAACAATGCTGGAGTATTTTCAAAAtgtatattttaatttttaaaatattttaagaaattatatttatatattaaaCACAATTATTTGAATTAAACTTACCTGGGTTGGTAGCTCTAATTCATTTGATGTTATGACATCATCAACTTTAACTGCATCTTTTGGAAAATATCCGAATTGTTTCCCTATCTGAAACAGAATTAACAGCATTACAAGAGATCTTGGGAGCCATTGAAAGAGGATCATATAAAGGTCTTCATGCTTTGTGGCTGCATTGTGGGTAGActgaaggaactgcaagggtaaaaagaccctgacgtGATTTATATACGGGCATCCGAACAGTAGCCAATATGTGGGCTATGAATTACAAGGGGAGATAGAAATTGCATGTCGAAAGGATAATGTTACAATATTTAAggggtgatttcaatatgcagataagattgggaaaatcaggttggtgctaatTTTGGAtaccaagagagagaattttagAATGCCCATGAGGTAGCCTTttacagcagcttgtggttgagcccacaaggggatcagctattccagATCGGGTCTTGTGACATTTGTTGTgtaactggatttgattagggagcttaaggtaaagcagCACTTGGGAGACAGTGAATGTAATATCATGGAATTCACCCTGGAATCTGAGAGgcggaagctaaagtcagatgtatcagtattacagaggagtCCTGAGATCCTGTTGTATTCCACGTTGGACTGAGACACGGATTTCTCCTTGCACGCCGGATACAGCGGTCGGACATGAAGGTTTCTCAGTTTACAGAATGGACTGAATTGCtgattcagagaaggcaaaaggaggtggtgtgtgtttcatgatcaACTCTCACTGGTGCTTTGTCGAACTCATGTTGCCCCGACTTGGAACATCTAATGGTCAAATAGTATCCATTCTATTTACCCGGGGAGTTCTTACCCGCGAACCTGACCTCAGTGTACGTAACACCAGTGGCCAACTGTAATCAAGCACTTAGGACACTGCAGGACACCATCTCTGAACAAAAAACAGCCCATCCCGATGtgtttcaaatcatagtcagagACTTCAACcagacttgtttgaagaaaaccctgccccgttactatcagcatataacctgtagcaccagaggtcccaacatacTGAATCACTGTTCTACTaggataaggaatgcctaccattccatggcCAGACAATAttttggtaaattggattggtTGTCCTTCTGCCTACGTACAGACAGAGGCGAAAGATCAAAgctccagagatgaggacagCAAAAGGTTGctgtgggaggcagaggagcagcaaTGGGAttgccatgttcaaggactcatcagggATCTGAATGAATGCACCATGGTTGTAATGGACTTTATTaaacagctgtagatgagtgtgtccccataacatcattcagagtcttccccaatcagaagcccaggATGAACCACAAGATCCAAAATCTGCTGAGAGGCAGATCAGAGGcactcaagtctggtgaccaagaaagttataagaggtccagaaagccatctcatgggcaaagTGGAAACTCTGGACctacttgaatcaatgaaggatgtttGATAGTTGAGGCAGGGATTGAATaccatcacctcttataaagttaaatcaagctaTATAGGAGATAGTAGAACCACatcaccatataacaattacagcacggaaataggccatctcggcccttctagtccgtgccgaacacttactctcacctagtcccacctacctgcactcagcccataaccctccattcctttcctgtctagacctatccaattttactttaaatgacaatatcgaacctgcctctaccacttctactggaagcttgtttcatacagctaccactctccgagtaaagaagttccccatcgtgttacccttaaacttttgccccttaactctcaactcatgtcctgtttgaatctcccctactctcaatggaaaaagcctatccacgtcaactctatctatacccctcataattttaagtacctctatcaagtccccccctcaaccttctacgctccaaagaataaagatctaacttgttcaatccttccctgtaacttaggtgctgaaacccaggtaacattctagtaaatcttctctgtactctctctattttgttgacatctttcctataattcggtgaccagaactgtacacaatactccaaattcagccttaccaatgccttgtacaattttaacattacatcccaactcctatactcaatgctctgatttataaaggccagcataccaaaagctttcttcagcaccctatccacatgagattccaccttcagggaactatgcaccattattcctagatcactctgttctactgcattcttcaatgtcctaccatttaccatgtatgtcctattttgattagtcctaacaaaatgtagcacctaACACTTAGCAATATTAAACTTCATCTTCCATCTTTCACCCCActattctaactggcctaaatctctctccaagctttgaaaacctacttcattatccacaacaccacctatcttagtatcatctgcatacttactaatccaatttaccaccccatcattcagatcattaatgtatatgacaaacaacattggacccagtacagatccctgaggcacaccactagtcactgacctccaacctgacaaacttcacttccagatgagctccatgtcttctatgctcgctttgaccatcaaaacatggaggaaccatcacaaacccccacatcccccactgatcctgtgatttcagtctctgaggctgacgtgtgagcagccttcaagagggtgaaccacAAAAAACATTTGGCCCAGATGGGATACGTGGCCAAGTACTAAAAACCTGTGCTGATAAACTGGccagagtgttcactgagatcttcaacctctcacttcagcagtgtgAGACACGCagttgcttcaagcaggcttcaatttatACTGGTGCTCAAGAACAtggtaacttgcctcaatgaccatcacccaTTAGCATTTACTTCCACATTGATGAAATATTTTaacaggttggtgatgaaacatatgaactcctgcctgagagCAAATtagatccgctccaatttgcctactggagcaacaggtccccAACAGATGCCAtcccattggctcttcactcaaacccagaacatctggacagcaaagctaCATCCATCAGGATGCTATTTATTGACGacagttcggcattcaataccatcgtccccatcaaaactaatcagtaagcttcaagaccttggtctcaatacctccttgtgcaattggatcctggatttcctcacttgcagaccccagtcagttgggattggcaacaatatctccccTGCAATCTCCATACACATGGACTGTGCGCTTAGTCCTTTAATCTTCTAGCTTTATACTTAAGACTTTGtgactaagcacaactccaaagtggtctcggcccaaatcattgactgtactcttttccatagatactgcctggcctgctgagttcctctggcatttattattattaattcctgttcttgtatttgcatagtttattgTCTTCAGATGAACATCTAGTTCGGGCTGTCATTCAgcgattctgttatggttattattctatagatttattgagtatgcccacaagaaaattaatcagcATAGTATAAGTtgacatatgcactttgataataaatttacattgaattttgaactttaaagggaattacagaggcatgaacgAGGAGTTGGCTAAAATTGATTGGAGGAGGACACAAGCAGGGGTGATGACAGAGCCGCAATGCTGGAGTGTCTGGGAGCAACATAGAAAGCACAGGGTAGATACATACCAAAGAGGActaaatattctaaagggaggatgtgaCAATCATGGCAAGAcaggtcaaagccaacataaaagcaaaagcgaggcatataatagaacaaaaattaatgaGGCATtagagattgggaagcttttaaaaagaacagaaggcaactaaaaaagccagaacaagtgaaaagatgaactatgaagatAAGCtggtcaataatataaaagaggattccAAAGGTtttctcagatatataaagaggccAGAGTAGATGTCAGAcctctggaaaataatgctggagagatagtagaGGGAGCCAaggcagatgaactgagtaagtattttgcatctatcttcactgtggaaaacaccagcAGTATGCTCGACGTTCCATAGTGTCAGCGGGCAgaggtgagtgcagttgctattactagggagaaggtgtttgggaaactgaaaggttcgAAGGTAGGTAGATCACCTGCACCATATGGACTacacccaagggttctgaaagaggtggctgaagagattgtggaggcattagcaatgatctttcaagattcactagattctggcatggttctgcaggactggaaaactgcaaatgtcactccagtcgtcaagcagggagggaggcaagggagaaaattataggcaagttagcctgacctcagtggtccgGAAGTCATTGGAGTTGATTGTAAAGGATGCgggctttggggtacttggaggcacatgataaaatgggccaaagtcagctttccacaagggaaaatcttgacaaatctgttggaatcctttgaggaaataacaagcttgATTGACAAACGGAgaattggatgttgtgtacttagactttcaaaaggcctttaacaaggtgctacACCTGAGACTGCTTAGAAAATATGAGCCCATAGTGTTACAGGAACAATACTAGCATGGAcggagtattggctgattggcaggccaacagtgggaataaggggagccTTTATAATTAGCTGCTGGCGACAAATGGTGTTCCATAGGGTTCCGATGGAGACCacatctttttatgttgtatgtcaatgatttggatgataaaatTGATGGCTTTTGGCAGATGTTATGAAGGTAGGTGCAGAGGCAGTGTTGAAGAAGAAGGTGTCTGCAGAATAACTTAGACTATGAGAAGGGGcagagaagaggcagatgaaatacagtgtcagaaattgtatggtcatgcattttggtagaagaaataaaagtgtagtctattttctaaacagggagaaaatttaaaaatccaagctgcaaagggacttacttgggagtccttgtgcaagattccctaaaggttaatctacaggttgagttggtggtgatgaaggcaaatgtgatattagcattcattaaAAGCAaatatgtaatgttgaggctttgtaaagcactttgagtagcgtgagcagttttgggcccctatctGAGagagggtgtgctgacattggagaggattcaaaggaggttcataaaaatgattctggctaaaacattgactgtactttttaatccatagatgctgcatgactccagcattttgtgtgtgttgcagtaaaTAATCTCCAGTTTTGAAAATATTATATTTTAGGTCCATTGAATAGATACTCAATCACAGAAATAAATTTTGCAGGGTGTCGCATTCTTCAATAATAGCAGATTTTACATAGAAGCCTAAGCACAGTAAAATCTGATAATTCAGAATCTGATTGTTTGGAGGTACTGATGGTTTGGCAACTGTCCAGAATGAGAGCTAGGGCTCCAGAGTTCAAGCATGGTGTACAACTGGAGCCCCAGTCCAGACTGTGAAAAGGATGAACGGCCAGAAGCAGGCCTGAGGTCCCGAATATCAGGGGTCAGAACCATGGGTGTGCTTGCAGCCAGACCAAATTCCAGAGTGCTTGAATACTTCTGGCTCCCTTTAAAGTCACTGGAAAAGTCATCATAACATTGTGTTGCATGTTAAAAAGGATTAAATGAATGTGTGTTTGGGAATTAACAGGAGTAACAACCAATACTCTGGAAAACGTGCAGTCTTATAAACATTGCTTCCAATTGTGGCCTCTGGCATTCACCCCTCTGCCTCTACCTCCACTGTTGGTAGCTGTGCTTTCTGCCGTGACATTTCTTTACACGCTGATCTACATCtcattctatctcttttacaatACTTTTAGCCACCCATACTAATATTCAGCTTGTTTTCATTATCCATTATTTGTTTTCATCCATTTATCATTCTGTGTGATATATAGAGTGGTTTTGAAATGTTAATCGTAAATTTATGATGGAACACACAAAGGCTGATTACGTATCTGTAGAACGTTGCAAAGAAAGAACGTGATATACTTCCTACATCTATCAAGTGGACAACCAAGAAGGAACACAGAATTGATTTGATCGGTTATAttaataagcaaaaaaaaaaattgtacgCAATATATTCAagaaaaaaatatcaaaaaatacTTACACTTCCAGCCCATAAGTCATTTCTTTTCCCAGTCAATTTAAGATAAACAAATATGGAATCTCCATGCTTAAAAGTAAGGAATCTACAGTCACGACCTGTGTAATCCGACATAGCTGTTACTCTACTCAGATGTCCTGCATAAATATCAAGGGTAACTTGGTTAAAGCTTACAAAaaatgaaggaaaataaattcaattcaaataaTACTGAAAGTATAAGCTATCCGCTCAACAAATGATATAAATTATTAGATAGGACAATTTGTCCTTGTACATGCTTTGACATAATCCAAAGAATCAGTTTGTTTTGCCTTATTAATCTGGAAAGGATagctgaatccacaaagcaatcagAATCTTTGAAATAATTTGCATAAGATACAAGTGGGTCAACAATctgaatgaatgaattaaaataaGTTTCAAGGTTTTTCATGAAAGAATGGGTACAAAGAGAAATAAACAACTGTGCATTCTGgtcatctgaaataaaaacagaaaatacttgaAACACTAATCGAGTcagcagtatcaatggaaagagGCCTGAGACATAAAATTATTGTCTTTGGCCTGAGACATAAAATTattgtttccagcatttgctatttttatttttgatgGACATAAACAACAGCAAATACCATAAAAAGTAATAACACAAAAAATTGTCGCCATACTGACAATCCAATATGTATAATAATTGAACAATCCACAAATGAAACAGGTTATTGAATTCTGAGAGAAGGTCAAGTTCAAAATATAATTCTCCAGGGAAATCATACATAGAtagcaaatcagaaataaaataaccatcgattagctttatttgtgacacgtacatcaaaacatagagaaAAACATacaggtgcttgagaaactgaaaggtctgcaggtagataagtcacctgaaccagttggactacaccccagggttctgaaagaggtggcagaagagactgtggaggcattagtaatgatctttctagaatcaaTGGATACtgacatggttccagaggattgggaaattgcaaatgtcattttaCCCTTCAAGGAGGGAaagaggcagtagaaaggaagttataggccagatagtctgacatcagtggctgAGAAGGTGTCAAaaccaattgttaaggatgtggttttggggtacttggaggcacacaataaaacaggccaaagtcagcatggttcccttaaggggaaatctccaacaatacacacaaaatactggaggaactcagcaggccaggcaacatctatggaacagttgacattttgggctgaaactcttcggatttccagcatctgcagattttctcttgtctgtaatCTTCCCTGCTGGAATTTttagaagaaataacaagtaggataaatgaaagaga contains these protein-coding regions:
- the mia2 gene encoding cTAGE family member 5 isoform X1 encodes the protein MAPGAALSTSLLFLQLIPCFMISKLSDFKLCGDPQCERHLSRVTAMSDYTGRDCRFLTFKHGDSIFVYLKLTGKRNDLWAGSIGKQFGYFPKDAVKVDDVITSNELELPTQDNDFLCLNEENYLIDDEENDFVINEYGENAFSNSEETEATLEHGTKFNKYNQVDEGNSAKTEPVDNIINIRKRQIQRTHHTTKLEMNSGKEQLQKSLAPDENVQINEILSPVNHQNQLNDESGSRHTDNNEFDLFTFPGSVQNEHISAEKDELPGQEISDDNPITMENNEVSEVVQEESDWIGSRISGWFGLEAKKDEQAVEPNDPSIQQNSFKSRKIPLDNDEDSVLSEGGDTNMYYEAKGILDSGMSGWIGGLSKLLTFNSDLSEDILSSKEGENNKHENSYLADDSTDLSKPSVTKPGNKISEHSAADHSRPKHSQSENIDKGDQSLMSNVQSLFGLSDKSWFGQINDAQNSDVSGETEVTREESRNDNDQSEYWWVDLNAVSNVFSFGGDNGGQTFRPSEEAQNINGNEKAPEGKGKSNSQWSHSSLSKMLGFSQGNEDEISTLLDETKETIIENSKKTTLDVDRSKSQRGTFGLKDILMFNKNSEDCSASNPLEEKSLCTVRDKKENTMDTKSEESSSTLKSITDSLINDDTVQSPKQCLNMVENDANCQPDSLPQSEEEYRETKSEHTQSTLPINGLKNNLDGKASKSQGVQEPQDFDFLYPSKPSTQESIHKDQSLQEHLIHISEIKQHLSDDTKTLPYENVYSGEKLHGEQEDAHNQGLNSEEQKIAVMSKHDPLAPESLSEEEQSLTMHSKWLPNDDPHSETTFLTEADNADRSVWGKLQVEHDLPQDNLASRLKSEQQTSNATDGTSINKLQNGKKFSQEQIVNPDLKENPVSDGDQHQLEEQLQNKPLTSQEKDVNPALQFEELGDSGNNKLLSQKQTDNEQQTLSLKLSEISSSSQVSPSSQNELYNEEASVQVTHFTSAEEQTSDHYNSLSEKVKKQEVSQLNRDDEGVIATNVSDETWQLQSMQQVSYHTRDLSKENPTGDQNALQHQSLTLDTESSQDTSDYSECQNVEEPVMKEPQLLKSATTELVSVAEKPFSLKMHDEDGLQAQQATSKSELQWPATSKHEEDTSTENVHVNEDLVQTDALIHMSDESKVLVKETLNIKNNIHEKEQTLSHPLSNSQPEGNTLSYDDKTLNQGNSSYQQNSMEDEGLYLESENQLVALNSTVDSSEEDTTAPANSGTTTNTENSNKVHSSLETEAMVELFNSLPSGNVNQHTPHSSKHQDTDTKIKSQHVVKETEYQINQDYAENNFLGNEKTTRLSSESFSANLQKDEAQSNSEQLITTSARKRKDSIKPIEEVHTRPEASSENVLGTTSTCKDESGAEEESVTSKDAFSSGDISNTQVISNEQNAEILEETVQMSKFLQEQSGTTDNGETSNYQTEEKARPTHLSEAKEPSVFDDPEVGTPTDNDIEYETSFDEAAAHKLSRVFELNAQNFLIIVDNFIQNTYQTVMDTLSEDLGASSDFPGPCTELFLISVLLGIITALLFIYRTCQAVKSRRYMGREKQLAEKVSQLFDEKCKILETLSSCKQKYNEFEVSVKDAASLKQSTETKTLHLQDSYAKLDKSNNTLRQTIDQFTQDLEAEKQTRSQQSNLITELQENLNALENEAQNLKMQIEEAKKELKGIQTKDAKHQESFQAAKEENYHLVQSQEQLLQESEGWNERYNELTEHIKLGIKSQNDIREVLTCKENEVKSLTDCLLKMKLWNVAEGDNLAEEISEEGQKQKIEKLINVAKLNASLKSVEEERNQIHSKLSDEVKAKQELMERIEKLQLEHTSAQCMKTQFETEYKTIQQKLKIMTELYHEKEMELQRNLTLEEHQRLQKEEKLSEVDEKINQANEELTIYRQRAKDLEEELTKTMQSYKNQIVSHEKKAHDNWLSAREAERELGNAKRENVHLRQKITEVEFKMDIALKDPLVIEVSGTAALSASALGPPYRGRSSPYGPSPVGRPGSEPVGFLSPPLLDGPLRFSPLFPGKPESKTRGPSIHLDRTTNENTDSVSDRMSDQHGPQSDSGSLSPVWERDRKLCRTSPALICEDGRPKLENSMQTSNFASESQAQDCDSLNVSLNQSLPVEAEFGIRPGFPLVYPSHVPSLPVDLRGHVPLRGHPLPPRVGMYGPPERLPLRAFGLPPHPSMGIRDPLRPYVSNFPPPRPTFLPPRPVPGIAGGLLPSRLPLPRFSSTEHPSSQDK